From one Magnolia sinica isolate HGM2019 chromosome 18, MsV1, whole genome shotgun sequence genomic stretch:
- the LOC131232711 gene encoding uncharacterized protein LOC131232711 has translation MPGTQDRRSRSSKPLTVHGHAQSGDLIGLQKKLEENPSLLNARNDVMAQTPLHVAAGYNNVEIVKFLLDWRGPEKIELEAKNMYGETPLHMAAKNGCNEAARLLLDRGASLTAKANNGMTPLHLAVWSSPRIEDCLTVKTLLEYNADCNVTDNEGMTPLNHLLQGPGNEKVHELLQRHLEEQRKRKAVEAFGETKAKMAELEEAMTHIVGLHELKLQLKKWARGMLLDEKRRALGLRVAARKPPHMAFLGNPGTGKTMVARILGRLLHMVGILPTDKVTEVQRTDLVGEFVGHTGPKTRRKIKEAEGGILFVDEAYRLIPMQKADDKDYGLEALEEIMSFMDSGKVVVIFAGYSEPMKRVISSNEGFCRRVTKFFYFGDFSTKELAEITHLKMSSQVEDSMLYGFKLHWACSMGAVADLIERETTEKQRKEMNGGLIDPMLVNARENLDLRLDLECMDIDDLLTITLEDLEAGLRSLPQ, from the exons ATGCCGGGGACTCAAGATCGACGGTCCCGGTCGTCCAAACCCCTCACAGTCCACGGCCATGCCCAGTCCGGAGATCTCATCGGCCTGCAGAAGAAACTCGAAGAGAACCCATCTCTTCTCAATGCTAGAAACGATGTC ATGGCACAAACACCTCTCCATGTAGCAGCTGGTTACAATAATGTTGAGATAGTTAAGTTTTTGCTTGATTGGCGAGGTCCTGAGAAGATTGAGTTGGAGGCCAAAAACATG TATGGAGAAACACCATTACACATGGCAGCAAAAAATGGTTGCAATGAAGCAGCAAGATTGCTTCTTGATCGTGGTGCTTCTTTGACAGCCAAAGCCAAT AATGGTATGACCCCACTGCATTTAGCTGTCTGGTCCTCTCCCCGGATTGAAGACTGCTTAACTGTGAAAACGTTGCTCGAGTACAATGCTGATTGCAATGTAACAGATAAT GAAGGGATGACTCCTTTAAATCATCTTCTACAAGGCCCAGGCAATGAGAAGGTGCATGAACTCCTTCAGCGCCATCTCGAGGAACAGAGGAAGCGGAAAGCTGTTGAAGCGTTTGGCGAGACAAAAGCTAAGATGGCAGAACTTGAAGAAGCAATGACACACATCGTAGGTTTGCATGAGCTCAAGCTGCAACTGAAGAAGTGGGCTAGGGGGATGCTTTTGGATGAGAAGCGCAGGGCCTTGGGGCTTAGAGTTGCTGCTAGGAAACCCCCTCATATGGCCTTTCTTGGCAATCCCGGGACAG gaaagacaATGGTAGCTCGTATCCTTGGGAGGCTTCTTCATATGGTGGGAATTTTACCTACTGATAAGGTAACCGAAGTTCAGAGGACTGATTTGGTTGGAGAATTTGTTGGACATACTGGACCAAAGACCAGGAGAAAG ATAAAAGAGGCAGAAGGTGGGATTCTTTTCGTTGATGAGGCCTACAGATTGATACCAATGCAGAAAGCAGATGATAAAGATTATGGCTTAGAGGCCTTAGAGGAGATCATGTCTTTCATGGACAGCGGAAAAGTCGTCGTCATATTCGCCGGCTACAGCGAGCCAATGAAGCGTGTAATCTCATCAAACGAAGGTTTCTGCAGGCGGGTCACAAAATTCTTCTACTTTGGCGACTTCAGTACTAAAGAACTAGCCGAAATCACCCATCTCAAAATGAGCAGTCAAGTGGAGGATAGTATGCTTTACGGGTTTAAGCTGCACTGGGCCTGTAGCATGGGGGCTGTTGCAGATCTGATTGAGAGAGAGACTACGGAGAAGCAGCGTAAAGAGATGAATGGTGGCTTGATCGATCCGATGCTTGTGAATGCTAGGGAGAACCTGGATCTCAGGCTGGACCTCGAGTGCATGGACATAGATGATCTGCTCACAATCACCTTGGAAGATTTGGAGGCGGGCCTTAGATCACTTCCGCAATGA